From the genome of Papaver somniferum cultivar HN1 chromosome 2, ASM357369v1, whole genome shotgun sequence, one region includes:
- the LOC113347421 gene encoding LOW QUALITY PROTEIN: protein GIGANTEA-like (The sequence of the model RefSeq protein was modified relative to this genomic sequence to represent the inferred CDS: inserted 2 bases in 2 codons) codes for MATLCERWIDGLQFSSLFWPPPEDAQQHKAQITAYVEYFGQFTSEQFPDDIAELIRSRYPSTEKRLLDEVLAIFVLHHPEHGHAVILPIISCILDGSVAYDKNNPPFASFVSLVCPSSENDYSEQWALACGEVLRVLTHYNRPIYKVEHQNNEQERSNSGSHATTSNSTEGEACHLPLEQQERKPLRLLSPWITDLLLAAPLGIRSDYFRWCGGVMGKYAAGGELKPPTAVSARGSGKHPQLMPSTPRWAVANGAGVILSVCDDEVARYETATLTAVAVPALLLPPPTTALDEHLVAGLPALEPYARLFHRYYAIATTSATQRLLLGLLEAPPSWAPDALDAAVQLVELLRAAEEYATGMRLPRNWMHLHFLRAIGTAMSMRAGISADAAAALLFRILSQPALLFPPLRLPEGVEAQPELLSGYISCYRKQIEVPAAEATIEATAQGIAXMFCSHGPDVEWRICTIWEAAYGLIPLSSSAVDLPEIIVATPLQPPALSWNLFLPLLKVLQHLPRGSPSEACLMRIFVATVEAILQRTFPPQSLREQQARNSQYNFSVGPSKSLAVAELRTMVHSLFLGSCASVDLASRLLFVVLTVCVSHEVRPSGSKRPRNGNHTYSREPSEDCQPIDGKIRADVRSRKGRKQGPVAAFDSYVLAAVCALSCELQLFPIISKTTKLSKLIDVSEVGKLGKTNGSTNQLQEGFYSAIRHTRRIVGILEALFSLKPSTVGTSWSYSSNEIVAAAMVAAHISELFRRSKTCMHSLTVLMRCKWDDEIXTRASSLYNLIDFHGKAVASIANKAEPLEAHLVNSPLWKDTSVCSSGARQLNSSKSNGFRPVEASSIRQLERDTDAPQSAKFLKCERALLSHDGMDNKTVGKSLSSLAMDASELANFLTVDRHIGFNCSSQVLLKSVLEDKHELCFSVVSLLWHKLIATPETQLSEESTSAQQGWRQVVDAMCNVVSASPTKASAAIVLQADKDLYPWIARDDEQGQKMWIVNQRIVKLIVELMRNHDRPESLVIIASASDLLLRATDGILVDGEACTLPQLELLEATARAMKLVLEWGDTGLAVRDSLSNLLKCRLPATTHCLSHPSAHVRALSTSVLRDVLVIGSVKSNSKQEEIQSTKHVSPLSQYLSLGGNIDWHAEIEKCLTWEAQKGHAAGVSNTFLSAASKELGYINIPFLFEVRPT; via the exons ATGGCTACTCTGTGTGAGAGATGGATCGAtggtcttcaattttcttctttattttggcCTCCTCCTGAAGATGCTCAACAGCATAAG GCTCAAATTACTGCCTATGTTGAATATTTCGGCCAGTTCACATCAGAGCAGTTCCCGGATGATATTGCCGAG CTAATTCGGAGTCGTTATCCATCTACCGAAAAGCGCCTATTGGATGAAGTATTGG CAATATTTGTTCTTCATCATCCAGAACATGGGCATGCTGTTATTCTTCCAATTATATCATGTATACTTGATGGTTCAGTGGCATATGATAAGAACAATCCTCCCTTTGCTTCTTTCGTTTCTTTAGTCTGCCCAAGCAGTGAG AATGATTATTCTGAACAATGGGCTTTGGCATGTGGGGAAGTTTTAAGGGTATTAACACACTACAACCGCCCAATTTATAAGGTGGAGCATCAGAACAATGAACAAGAGAGAAGCAACAGTGGTAGCCATGCTACAACAAGTAACTCGACTGAAGGGGAAGCTTGCCATCTACCTTTGGAACAGCAGGAGAGAAAACCTTTACGTCTTTTGTCTCCTTGGATTACAGATTTGTTGCTTGCAGCACCACTGGGTATTCGTAGTGACTACTTTCGCTG GTGTGGCGGTGTCATGGGTAAATATGCAGCGGGTGGAGAACTTAAGCCCCCTACTGCTG TTTCTGCCCGTGGATCGGGAAAGCATCCACAGCTTATGCCATCAACTCCAAGATGGGCAGTTGCAAATGGTGCAGGTGTTATACTAAGTGTATGTGATGATGAAGTTGCGCGCTATGAAACCGCTACTTTAACAGCAGTTGCTGTTCCTGCACTCCTGCTTCCTCCTCCGACTACTGCTTTGGATGAGCATCTTGTTGCTGGATTGCCTGCTCTTGAGCCATATGCACGCTTATTTCATCG GTACTATGCAATTGCTACCACAAGTGCCACACAGAGACTTTTGCTTGGACTATTGGAAGCACCTCCATCTTGGGCCCCGGATGCTCTGGATGCTGCGGTACAGCTTGTAGAACTACTGAGGGCTGCCGAAGAATATGCAACTGGCATGAGG CTCCCAAGAAACTGGATGCATTTGCACTTCTTGCGTGCAATTGGGACTGCAATGTCCATGAGAGCTGGTATTTCGGCTGATGCAGCGGCAGCTTTGCTTTTCCGCATTCTTTCTCAACCTGCGCTGCTTTTTCCTCCACTAAGGCTACCAGAAGGAGTTGAAGCTCAACCTGAACTCCTGAGTGGCTATATTTCTTGTTACCGGAAGCAG ATAGAAGTTCCCGCTGCTGAAGCTACTATTGAGGCCACGGCTCAAGGAATTG TCATGTTTTGCTCTCATGGTCCTGATGTTGAATGGAGAATTTGTACCATATGGGAAGCAGCATACGGCCTAATACCTCTAAGTTCTTCAGCTGTTGATCTGCCAGAGATCATAGTAGCAACACCTCTGCAACCTCCAGCTTTATCATGGAATCTTTTCTTGCCCCTACTAAAAGTATTACAGCATCTTCCTCGTGGAAGCCCGTCTGAAGCTTGTCTCATGAGAATTTTTGTTGCTACAGTTGAGGCAATCCTTCAGAGAACCTTTCCACCCCAGTCCTTAAGAGAACAACAAGCGAGGAACTCACAGTATAATTTTAGTGTTGGTCCCTCAAAGAGCCTTGCTGTGGCTGAGCTCCGTACCATGGTTCATTCATTATTTTTAGGATCATGTGCCTCTGTAGATCTGGCTTCTCGCCTGCTGTTTGTCGTGTTAACAGTTTGCGTAAGTCATGAAGTTCGCCCAAGCGGAAGCAAAAGACCTAGAAACGGGAATCATACATATTCTCGTGAACCAAGTGAAGATTGCCAACCAATTGATGGAAAAATTAGAGCAGACGTGAGAAGTAGAAAAGGGAGAAAACAAGGACCGGTGGCTGCATTTGATTCATATGTTCTGGCTGCTGTTTGCGCTTTGTCGTGTGAACTACAGCTGTTCCCGATAATTTCTAAAACCACTAAACTCTCGAAATTGATAGATGTGAGTGAAGTAGGAAAATTAGGAAAAACAAATGGGTCAACTAACCAGCTACAAGAAGGTTTCTACTCTGCCATTCGTCATACTCGAAGGATAGTCGGGATCTTAGAGGCACTTTTTTCTCTGAAACCTTCAACAGTTGGTACTTCATGGAGTTACAGTTCAAACGAGATAGTCGCTGCGGCTATGGTGGCTGCTCATATTTCTGAACTCTTTCGACGGTCAAAGACCTGCATGCATTCTTTAACTGTCTTGATGAGATGCAAATGGGACGATGAAA ACACAAGGGCATCCTCTCTCTATAACCTCATTGACTTTCATGGCAAAGCTGTTGCGTCTATCGCCAACAAGGCAGAACCACTTGAAGCCCACTTAGTAAATTCACCATTGTGGAAAGATACTTCAGTATGTAGCAGTGGTGCACGACAACTTAATTCTTCCAAATCTAACGGGTTTAGGCCAGTAGAAGCATCATCAATCCGACAGTTGGAAAGAGATACTGACGCACCCCAATCAGCTAAATTTCTTAAATGTGAGAGAGCTTTACTCTCACATGATGGCATGGATAATAAAACTGTTGGGAAAAGTCTTTCCAGTTTGGCCATGGACGCGTCAGAATTGGCTAATTTCCTGACAGTGGATCGGCATATCGGATTTAATTGCAGTTCCCAAGTTCTACTAAAATCTGTACTAGAAGATAAACATGAATTATGCTTTTCTGTTGTTTCACTGCTGTGGCACAAGTTGATAGCAACACCAGAAACACAACTCAGTGAGGAAAGCACGTCTGCGCAACAAGGGTGGCGGCAG GTAGTTGATGCCATGTGCAATGTTGTATCAGCTTCTCCAACAAAAGCATCAGCTGCAATCGTGCTCCAG GCTGATAAGGATTTGTACCCTTGGATTGCTAGAGACGACGAGCAAGGTCAAAAAATGTGGATAGTTAACCAAAGAATTGTCAAACTAATTGTAGAGCTTATGAGAAATCATGATCGCCCTGAATCATTGGTAATTATAGCCAGTGCTTCAGATCTTCTACTGCGTGCAACAGATGGAATTCTTGTTGATGGAGAAGCTTGCACTTTGCCCCAGCTAGAG CTCCTTGAAGCCACAGCTAGAGCTATGAAGCTTGTGCTCGAGTGGGGTGATACAGGTTTGGCAGTCAGAGACAGCCTCTCAAACTTGTTGAAG TGTCGCTTGCCAGCTACGACACATTGCCTTTCCCATCCAAGTGCACATGTCCGTGCCCTTAGCACATCAGTTCTACGTGATGTTCTGGTTATTGGCTCTGTGAAATCCAATTCTAAGCAAGAGGAAATACAATCGACCAAACATGTTTCTCCGTTAAGCCAATATTTAAGTTTAGGAGGGAATATTGACTGGCATGCAGAAATAGAGAAGTGCTTGACATGGGAGGCTCAGAAAGGGCACGCAGCAGGAGTGTCCAACACATTCCTCAGTGCTGCCTCAAAAGAGTTGGGATATATTAACATTCCATTTTTATTTGAGGTTAGACCTACCTAG